TCTccaaaatttaaaataaatgATTTTGGACTACTGGCATCGAATATGTCTTTCCATTCCGACTTCCGTCCGTGTGTAATATAGGTTCAAATAGAGTATACTTAAGTGCCGTCCCTACACTTTTTGGTCTACTGCCCTTGTTAATATATATATTCTCCCACGGAAGGTTAGCCACTTCCCGGGTCCACTAACtgcccttttcttcttcttttgttatgGTTTATTTCTTAGGTTATCGTTATAACCCAAGTTTCTTACAAAACAGTTCTTAGCTTCATCCCCATTGATCCTACAGTACTTTGGGTATAGGTAATTCATAAGTTTACATAAAAATTAAAGGGATTCTTCGTCCGTTACATAATACATGTTtcagaaatcaaaaattaaactaaaattaCAAATATATCATCAAACCAAAACACCAAAACTTAGTCGATAGAAATTACCAACCATTTAAACTTAACGCATCCAGACAATCATAGTGCAGCCTCAATtctccaaaaccaaaaccaatgaTTTCCTGTGTCCTTTTAAAATACACATAGTAGGTAGTATTTCTTTTCTCTGTAATTCGTCCGCACCACCATCCATCATTATAAAACGCGTCTACTATGTCTGAAATGTGAAAATAAAAAACGGTTTCAATCGGCTGAGCGGGTCGGATTTGGGTTATGTGAACCACCTCTGTAAGTAGGCCTTGTTCATCATCAGTTAATAAAGTGCAGTATCGCACTGCAACGTTTTCTTCAAAAACCTGCATTATCTTTGCTTTGTAATGGGAATCGAAAAACCCTTCTTCGTTAATGCTTACTTCCACCCAATCTCAAACGCTAAACTTCTGGTGTGACCATAGAGATCTTTTGTAAACGAACTTCCACTGTTTGTAAGAAATAACACAGGACTCCAtgatttttcttttgtgaatCAAACGTAAAGCAGAATAAAAGATGGTTGCAAAGGTATTTTTGGATTCGTCCAGGGTATATATAGGTTTGAATCGTTATGTCTGATCGGATATATTTTAGGGATACGATGGTTGGTATGTATCCCCTAGAATTTAGGAGTTTTAAATCTTTTTTGACATATATGAAAGGTCCTGACTCTTTTTTGACATGTATGGTTCTGTACTTACTCCCTTGACACTTTCTCTACCCGATTAAGTTCTTAGGCCAGCTTATGTCTACCAAGCTAACTTTCCCATAAAGTCTCATCAATACTCAACCACTGTAGCTTACAACATAATTGGTAAATTCGGTATTACAAAAGATTGCTTAAGTTAAAACTTATGCACCTAAATTCATATACATTCCTGAGATTCAATGAATGGCACTTATATTAAAATTCATATAACTACCATAATAGCTTAAAACTTGATTAGAGGCTTAatgttttccaagaaaaaaatattaataataaatCTTGCTTCCTTCATGTGTGATTCTAAATAGCTTGCTTGCCGTTATGGTCATTTATTTGGGTTGGAATGTCCATGCCCGCTTATTTATCTACGTCGACTAAGAATCGTCTGTAGAACACCCTCCAGAAGTTGGATGTAGATGGAAAAgtagtcttttttttctttaggtGTCCTTCATCATCCAAGGTATTGTTACTTCCGATTTCAGCTACTTTAGATGGGCCACGATTCTGGGATTCTGCGGTTCTCATTGGAGTGTCTACAACCTGTATGAAACCTGCATTACATAAAACTCCAAGTTGTAGTTAATATTATAGATTCTACCTAATGAAATTGTCTATTATAAGAGATGTTACCTGGGTGCAAATTATTGAAGACCTCTTTGTAAACAATATTCTGTGTAAAACCTAGTGGTTGtttatcactttttttttatcagaatcTTCAAACCTTCTTTTGATGCCGTTCTAGACACTGCCATATATAACTGTCCATGAGTAAAACGTGGTTTTGGCAAATAGATGCCCACTTGGTGTAGTGTTTGACCTTGGATCTTGTTGATTGTCATAGCAAAACATAATTTTACAGGGAATTGCCTTCTTCTGAAAACAAAAAGTAAGTTCGCTCCGGTAGGAGAGAATATCATCCTTGGAATGCATACATGAAAGCCAACGCGGTTCCCTGTTATGATCTGTCCTTCAATATACCTTTTACCAATTTGTCTTACAACTAATTGTGTTCCGTTGCAGAGACCCATGCTCTCATTTATTGTCTGCAGTAGCATTACAGGAACCCCAATTTTAATTTGCAAGTGGTGGTCCGGAAATCCTGGAAATTGCAGGGAATTCAGAAATTTGGTAGAGTACGGAACAGCTTACCGTTGAATGGATCCTGTCATCGAGGTAATGCTATCTGAACTAAACAAATGATGTGTTTCTCCTGGGTAAGTTGAAACAATGTAGTGATTAATTTCATAGACAGTCTCGTTGTTTGGTGCCAATatacatctttcacttaagtacTCTGCATCTCCGTATCTGTCTAGAATGCCTGAATATATGATGGACACAATTTGTTTCACAGAATACCCATCTGGTACAATGAGGTACTCATCTGGTATTTTGATCCAGGTTGGGTCTTTCAGATGGGTAACTGCAATTGCCGAAAGATTTCCATTTCCAAGATCAAGTACCCATTTAGCAAATATTTATTGTTCTTTTGTTGCAGATGAAACTCCCGAAATTATGCGCATATTCTCACCAAGGCTGAAGATTCGAAAATATCTCCACAACTTCGATCTATTAATGGATGCATCAACAGTCATTTTCCTGGTTCCTTCGGGAGTAGTCGGTAAGATCTGCCTAAAATCTCCACCCAGGACTATAGTTTTTCCTCCAAATATCTTGATTGGATTGCTCATCATATCCTTGAATGTTCTATCCAGTGTTTCAAAGGCATGTTTATGTACCATCGTTGCTTCATCCCATATTATTAGGTCTGCCTTGCACATTAACTCTACCAAATACGTTCCCTTTCGTATGCCACAAACTGAGTCTTTACCAAGTTGTAGGGGTATTTTGAACATTGAATGCGCTGTCCTCCCCCGGACAAAGAGAGTGACGCGATTCCTGATGAAGCCACTGGTATAACATTTTTTGATGTCGGTCTTAATCCGGTTGCCAATGGATTGAATAGATATGTTTTTCCCGTCCCACTGCTTCCAACGACGAAAAACGCTCCCACTTTTTGGTCTTTGACTGCCTCTTTTACTAGCTTTAAACACGTTTCTTTGGTGGATG
This portion of the Papaver somniferum cultivar HN1 chromosome 11, ASM357369v1, whole genome shotgun sequence genome encodes:
- the LOC113325207 gene encoding uncharacterized protein LOC113325207, whose protein sequence is MVHKHAFETLDRTFKDMMSNPIKIFGGKTIVLGGDFRQILPTTPEGTRKMTVDASINRSKLWRYFRIFSLVTHLKDPTWIKIPDEYLIVPDGYSVKQIVSIIYSGILDRYGDAEYLSERCILAPNNETVYEINHYIVSTYPGETHHLFSSDSITSMTGSIQRQ